A genomic stretch from Hydrogenimonas urashimensis includes:
- a CDS encoding S24 family peptidase encodes MTEIGKRFHEAMTKVYGTDRYGNIIANEYGISPQAVSKFKKAKKLTDNMKRIAAEKGIYLPWLEYGAGDMFGNKQLSSAPSNTVSIPFYPDIYASAGGGAYNYDTAPKKVPVSIEFITEILGLPSYEGLHLITAVGDSMSPTIESGDRLYVLNYEQDGGQLRDGGIYVIQTPMGVLVKRVYIKPADKVIVLHSDNSNVGDERITGDELDDCIIVGRVVGGVRKY; translated from the coding sequence ATGACAGAAATTGGCAAAAGATTTCATGAAGCGATGACGAAAGTCTATGGAACAGATAGATATGGAAATATAATTGCAAATGAGTATGGAATAAGCCCGCAGGCTGTCAGCAAATTCAAAAAAGCAAAAAAATTGACTGATAATATGAAACGGATCGCCGCAGAGAAGGGCATCTATCTACCGTGGCTTGAATACGGCGCTGGAGATATGTTTGGCAATAAACAGTTATCCAGTGCTCCTTCCAATACCGTATCCATCCCATTCTACCCCGATATCTACGCTTCAGCTGGCGGCGGCGCGTACAATTACGACACCGCGCCGAAAAAAGTGCCAGTATCCATAGAGTTCATCACCGAAATCCTCGGCCTGCCGTCGTATGAAGGGCTGCATCTCATCACTGCGGTCGGCGACAGCATGAGCCCGACGATAGAGAGTGGCGACCGGCTCTATGTGCTCAATTATGAGCAGGACGGCGGCCAGTTGAGAGACGGCGGCATCTATGTCATTCAAACCCCGATGGGCGTGCTGGTGAAGAGGGTATACATCAAGCCGGCTGACAAGGTGATCGTCCTGCATAGCGACAACAGCAACGTTGGGGATGAGCGGATCACAGGCGACGAGCTGGATGACTGCATCATCGTCGGGCGCGTTGTTGGCGGGGTGAGGAAGTATTGA
- a CDS encoding DUF1351 domain-containing protein — protein sequence MSNIIELKQKPIIAYDLIEAKGKEIAQRIATLDIDNIEANENNLKIIKSTRAELSREFKDLEEKRKMVKDMILKPYNDFEAAYKEHIACLFKDADATLKEKVAAVESEILQRKIEAIKTYFDEHSKHEWLTFDDIGLNIIRSKSDKFYKDQIDEYLGRVEADLQTIETLEHKERVLAKYQRIKDLAAAIAEVNIEIQREEAIRKQREEQERLKKEREEASQKKEAEQDRAYVETVAPQMAATQASIQQPEPQIEMNLQPSKRYRATFTITATMEQMAELKQFMQQKGITYESVK from the coding sequence ATGAGCAATATTATCGAACTGAAGCAAAAACCGATCATCGCCTACGACCTGATCGAAGCAAAGGGCAAAGAGATCGCCCAACGCATCGCAACCCTGGATATTGACAATATCGAGGCGAACGAAAACAATTTAAAAATTATCAAATCTACCAGAGCGGAGCTATCGAGGGAGTTCAAAGACCTCGAAGAAAAGCGCAAAATGGTCAAAGACATGATCCTGAAGCCGTATAACGACTTCGAGGCTGCCTACAAAGAGCATATCGCCTGCCTGTTCAAAGATGCAGATGCGACACTGAAAGAAAAGGTGGCAGCGGTTGAGAGCGAAATCTTGCAGCGAAAAATCGAAGCGATCAAAACCTACTTCGATGAGCACAGCAAACACGAATGGCTAACCTTCGACGATATCGGTCTTAATATTATCCGCTCCAAATCCGACAAATTCTACAAAGATCAGATTGATGAATACTTGGGCCGCGTCGAAGCGGACTTGCAGACCATTGAGACGCTGGAGCACAAAGAACGCGTCCTGGCCAAATACCAGCGCATCAAAGACCTGGCCGCCGCCATCGCGGAAGTGAATATCGAGATCCAGCGCGAAGAGGCGATCAGAAAGCAGCGTGAAGAACAGGAGCGTTTGAAAAAAGAGCGCGAAGAGGCAAGTCAAAAGAAAGAAGCCGAACAGGATCGCGCCTACGTCGAGACCGTCGCACCACAAATGGCCGCGACACAAGCGTCCATCCAACAGCCCGAACCGCAGATAGAGATGAATCTGCAACCGTCCAAACGCTACCGCGCCACCTTCACCATCACGGCAACGATGGAACAGATGGCGGAACTAAAACAATTTATGCAACAAAAAGGAATCACTTATGAGTCAGTTAAATGA
- the bet gene encoding phage recombination protein Bet yields the protein MSQLNEKAVVRYNIGDTEIKLTPKIVTDYLTNGANITMPEFKLFTELCKARKLNPFLKEAYIIKYGNNPAQIVVGKDAILKRAINHPQFDGREQGIIVQKPDGTIEERRGTFHLPDEALVGGWAKVYRKDWHHPTYITVSFDEVAQRKGNGELNSNWATKGATMVEKVALVRALRETFVEDLGGMIDEDEAWKEDAAPHKQSEQHAVSQPDPFQQAAPIDAEIEEIDMNDVPA from the coding sequence ATGAGTCAGTTAAATGAAAAAGCGGTCGTCCGATACAACATCGGCGATACAGAAATCAAACTCACTCCGAAAATCGTAACAGATTACCTAACCAATGGCGCCAATATCACCATGCCGGAGTTCAAACTCTTCACCGAACTCTGCAAGGCCCGAAAACTGAATCCGTTTCTGAAAGAGGCGTACATCATCAAATACGGCAACAACCCCGCCCAAATCGTCGTCGGTAAAGACGCGATCCTCAAACGCGCCATCAATCACCCGCAGTTTGACGGACGCGAACAGGGCATCATCGTACAAAAGCCGGACGGCACCATCGAGGAGCGTCGCGGAACGTTCCATTTGCCCGACGAAGCACTTGTAGGCGGTTGGGCAAAAGTCTACCGAAAGGACTGGCATCATCCCACCTATATCACCGTTTCATTCGACGAAGTGGCGCAACGAAAAGGCAACGGCGAACTCAACTCCAACTGGGCCACAAAAGGTGCGACGATGGTCGAAAAGGTCGCATTGGTGAGGGCATTGAGAGAAACATTTGTCGAAGACCTCGGTGGCATGATCGACGAAGACGAAGCCTGGAAAGAGGATGCCGCACCACACAAACAGTCGGAACAGCATGCCGTATCGCAGCCAGACCCGTTCCAACAGGCTGCCCCAATCGATGCCGAAATAGAAGAAATCGACATGAACGATGTACCGGCATGA
- a CDS encoding MBL fold metallo-hydrolase encodes MKIDIINTGSDGNAILIDDRLLIDAGVSYAMLKDYDIETVLLTHIHGDHFNPSTIRKLAVEKECLFVCGDFLRERLASMGMPQEQILTISEMAKLPSGHYVVPVTLYHDVQNIGWRIRRGDHLHFHATDTAHLNGITAMDYDTATIECNYEMQLANAIIEEAKFHGEYTHLARAVETHLSVQQTVRFVQENRIRRLIPVHIGNSTKEAVLEYLKNNCERARYVQ; translated from the coding sequence ATGAAAATCGACATAATCAACACCGGTTCTGACGGCAACGCCATCTTGATCGACGACCGTCTACTCATCGATGCTGGCGTGTCCTATGCGATGCTCAAGGATTATGATATCGAAACTGTATTGCTCACCCATATCCACGGAGACCATTTCAACCCTTCGACCATCCGAAAGCTGGCGGTCGAAAAGGAGTGCCTTTTCGTCTGCGGGGATTTCCTGCGCGAAAGGCTCGCATCGATGGGCATGCCGCAGGAGCAGATACTCACCATCAGCGAAATGGCCAAACTTCCATCCGGCCACTACGTCGTGCCTGTGACGCTCTACCACGACGTGCAAAACATAGGATGGCGCATCAGACGTGGAGATCATCTACACTTCCACGCCACCGACACCGCCCATCTAAACGGCATCACGGCGATGGATTACGATACGGCCACGATCGAGTGCAATTACGAAATGCAGCTGGCAAACGCCATCATCGAAGAGGCGAAGTTCCACGGCGAATATACCCATCTCGCAAGGGCTGTCGAAACGCACCTCTCCGTCCAACAGACCGTCCGCTTCGTCCAGGAAAACCGTATCAGGCGACTCATCCCAGTACACATCGGCAACTCCACCAAAGAGGCGGTACTGGAGTACCTGAAAAATAATTGCGAAAGGGCAAGATATGTTCAATAA
- the ssb gene encoding single-stranded DNA-binding protein, which translates to MFNKIILVGNLTRQIELRYTPSGQAVAKGGIATNRKWKDQSGQQKEEVMFIDFTIWGRSAEIANQYLHKGSKVLLEGRLSLEQWTDQSGQKRSKHVVTVENLKMLDGKGQAGGQDPQQGGQDPQQGGQDPQQGGQDPQQTPPQQQQQQQQAPQQAQMPPIEYDDSDIPFAYIGLSEGKQYIHVI; encoded by the coding sequence ATGTTCAATAAAATCATCCTGGTAGGCAACCTCACCCGCCAAATAGAGCTACGCTACACCCCAAGCGGCCAAGCGGTAGCCAAAGGCGGCATCGCCACAAACCGCAAATGGAAGGACCAGAGCGGCCAGCAGAAAGAGGAGGTGATGTTCATCGACTTCACCATCTGGGGGCGCAGTGCGGAGATCGCAAACCAGTATCTCCACAAAGGCTCCAAAGTCCTGCTGGAAGGCCGCCTGAGCCTGGAGCAGTGGACAGACCAAAGCGGACAGAAACGCTCCAAGCACGTCGTGACTGTCGAAAACCTCAAGATGCTGGACGGCAAGGGCCAAGCTGGGGGACAAGATCCACAGCAGGGCGGCCAAGATCCACAGCAGGGCGGCCAAGATCCACAGCAGGGCGGCCAAGATCCACAGCAGACACCACCGCAACAACAACAGCAACAGCAACAGGCTCCGCAACAGGCGCAAATGCCGCCCATTGAGTACGACGATAGTGACATCCCATTTGCCTACATCGGACTCTCCGAAGGCAAACAATATATCCATGTTATCTAA
- a CDS encoding tyrosine-type recombinase/integrase encodes MRIYTRNGTLYVDLRAEGLGRTSTGLKDTPYNRRIVESEYADYRPAKDFGYFARMYLRNKEIEVKPSSFQKYARIVSSVCAKFGDMPIGDIKVSNLSKWLDSLDVSPKTERDYHTVLRGIFQEAVYDDEITDNPAKKLRKPKLKKPEIEPFTPSEMERIIATADGWFKNLVMLGFYTGMRTGEIAGLKWDDIDFNAKTIHVRRTRRKGMNGDTKTDGSRRIIPILPSLEPALRNQYGLTGLRNGYVFMKDGKPLPDTLRLNESEWKSTLRRAGVPYRRMYNMRHTFIVTMLNSGHYPVMTIAKWVGHTSPQMIFNCYAKHVKSELINADFDPFGDDFGTLLAQSG; translated from the coding sequence ATGAGAATTTACACGCGAAACGGCACGCTTTACGTCGATTTACGGGCTGAAGGTCTTGGAAGAACGTCTACCGGGCTGAAAGATACGCCGTACAACAGGCGAATCGTTGAGTCTGAATACGCAGACTACCGTCCTGCTAAAGACTTTGGCTATTTTGCCAGAATGTACCTTCGGAACAAAGAAATCGAGGTGAAGCCGAGTTCTTTTCAAAAATATGCCAGGATCGTATCATCTGTATGCGCAAAGTTTGGAGACATGCCAATAGGCGACATCAAAGTATCCAATCTTTCAAAATGGCTTGATTCGCTCGATGTATCGCCAAAGACGGAACGAGACTACCATACCGTTTTGCGCGGCATCTTCCAGGAAGCCGTCTATGATGACGAGATCACTGATAACCCCGCGAAAAAACTTCGCAAACCGAAGCTGAAAAAACCGGAGATAGAGCCGTTCACGCCAAGCGAAATGGAACGCATCATCGCAACGGCCGATGGATGGTTCAAAAACCTCGTAATGCTTGGATTCTACACCGGTATGCGCACCGGGGAGATCGCCGGGCTGAAATGGGACGATATCGACTTCAACGCGAAAACCATTCATGTCCGCAGAACGAGACGGAAGGGAATGAACGGTGATACCAAAACCGATGGAAGCAGGCGCATCATTCCGATACTTCCGTCGCTTGAACCAGCGCTTCGTAACCAGTATGGGTTGACTGGGCTTCGCAATGGATACGTTTTCATGAAAGATGGCAAACCGTTACCGGATACGTTGCGATTGAACGAGTCAGAATGGAAGTCAACGTTGCGACGGGCTGGTGTGCCATACAGACGAATGTACAACATGCGCCACACATTCATAGTAACGATGCTCAATAGCGGGCACTATCCAGTCATGACCATTGCGAAATGGGTCGGGCATACGTCACCGCAGATGATATTTAACTGCTATGCGAAGCATGTGAAGTCAGAGTTGATAAATGCTGATTTTGATCCGTTTGGAGATGATTTTGGCACACTTTTGGCACAAAGTGGCTGA
- a CDS encoding F0F1 ATP synthase subunit C, giving the protein MKKFFLLMVAFAGFAFAGEGESMIQAYSVVAAGVGLGLAAAGGALGMGNTAAATIAGTARNPGLGGKLMTTMFIALAMIEAQVIYTLVIALIALYANPFLG; this is encoded by the coding sequence ATGAAAAAGTTTTTTCTTTTGATGGTTGCATTTGCAGGGTTTGCATTTGCAGGCGAAGGTGAGTCCATGATTCAGGCGTACAGTGTCGTAGCAGCAGGTGTGGGCCTCGGTCTTGCAGCTGCCGGTGGTGCCCTTGGTATGGGTAATACTGCTGCAGCGACAATCGCGGGTACGGCACGCAACCCAGGCCTCGGTGGCAAGCTGATGACTACAATGTTCATCGCCCTCGCGATGATCGAAGCACAGGTCATCTATACTCTCGTCATCGCCCTGATCGCACTTTATGCAAACCCGTTCCTCGGATAA
- a CDS encoding polyribonucleotide nucleotidyltransferase — translation MACTFEFEMNNRTVTVETGKVARQANGSVILRSGKTVLLATAVMDDKPIEDHFLPLTVQYIEKSYAAGKIPGGFVKRETKPGDFETLTSRLIDRSLRPLFPKGFFNPVQITVLLLSVGEEADLQSLALDAASAALYLSDIPVNRCVAGVRIGRKEGQFVVNPTLDELEEGTLDLFVSGTKEDLLMIEMRAIGTVEVEIEPTVAVDPMIDPMLAEEIIQIPHVNELKEEELIEAISVAQKAISVAAAEYEKVFVEAAKPLKDVPLFEVKADPSIVTYVKEFYMDEINRALDGMAKSERGSEIKAIVEKLLEDEIAKTEEWTEEQVKAAVGEVKRERVRSMILEEGRRADGRRPEEVRPISIETNILPSVHGSCLFTRGETQALVTCTLGSRQDAQMFERITGKSASYEEFMVHYNFPGFSVGEASRIGPPGRRELGHGNLAKRALEPTLDKTQLDAIVRLVSEILESNGSSSMATVCGGSLALKAADVPLLKLVAGVAMGLVMEGEKYVILTDIMGLEDHDGDMDFKVAGTEEGITALQMDIKLGGIGLDLLEKALTQAKEARLHILGIMHEAANAIEINEEVLPSTEIFHIEPHKIADIIGQAGKTIREIIEKFEVSVDLDKKQGEVKVTGPSKAKVKAACDHIRSIAEGARAKKEVPQFEMDKPMKGKVKKLVDFGAFVELPGGVDGLLHISKISRGHIAHPSDLLHEGQEIDVLVKSQKGHKIELALAKPLD, via the coding sequence ATGGCATGTACATTCGAATTTGAGATGAACAACCGCACCGTGACGGTCGAAACGGGCAAGGTCGCCAGGCAGGCCAACGGTTCGGTGATTTTAAGAAGCGGCAAAACCGTCCTGCTGGCGACGGCGGTGATGGACGACAAGCCAATCGAAGATCATTTTCTGCCCTTGACGGTTCAGTATATCGAGAAGAGTTACGCCGCCGGCAAGATTCCGGGCGGATTTGTCAAACGCGAGACGAAACCGGGAGATTTCGAAACACTTACATCCCGACTCATCGACCGCTCCCTCCGCCCGCTCTTTCCCAAAGGATTTTTCAATCCCGTGCAGATCACGGTGCTGCTGCTGAGTGTCGGCGAAGAGGCCGATCTGCAATCGCTCGCACTCGATGCGGCATCCGCCGCGCTGTATCTGTCGGACATTCCGGTCAACCGGTGTGTCGCGGGTGTGCGCATCGGGCGAAAAGAGGGGCAGTTTGTCGTCAATCCGACACTGGACGAACTGGAAGAGGGGACCCTCGATCTTTTCGTCTCCGGAACGAAAGAGGATCTTCTGATGATCGAGATGCGCGCCATAGGAACGGTCGAAGTGGAGATAGAGCCCACCGTGGCCGTCGATCCGATGATCGACCCGATGCTGGCCGAGGAAATAATCCAGATTCCCCATGTCAACGAGCTCAAAGAAGAAGAACTGATTGAAGCGATTTCAGTGGCGCAGAAGGCGATTTCAGTGGCGGCGGCGGAGTATGAGAAGGTCTTCGTCGAGGCCGCCAAACCTTTAAAAGATGTTCCGCTTTTTGAAGTGAAAGCGGACCCTTCTATCGTCACCTATGTCAAAGAGTTCTACATGGACGAGATCAACCGGGCGCTTGATGGCATGGCCAAGAGCGAACGGGGTTCGGAGATCAAGGCGATCGTAGAAAAACTGCTCGAAGATGAGATTGCGAAAACGGAAGAGTGGACAGAAGAGCAGGTCAAAGCGGCAGTCGGCGAAGTGAAACGCGAACGCGTCCGCTCCATGATTTTGGAAGAGGGAAGGCGTGCTGATGGCAGACGGCCCGAGGAGGTGCGGCCCATCTCCATCGAAACCAACATCCTTCCCAGCGTTCACGGCTCCTGCCTCTTTACCCGCGGGGAGACCCAAGCACTGGTAACCTGTACTCTCGGCAGTCGGCAGGATGCGCAGATGTTCGAGCGCATCACCGGCAAGAGCGCCAGCTACGAAGAGTTCATGGTCCATTACAATTTCCCCGGATTCAGCGTTGGGGAGGCGTCTCGCATCGGACCTCCGGGCCGACGTGAGCTCGGTCACGGCAATCTGGCCAAACGCGCACTCGAACCCACGTTGGACAAGACGCAGCTCGATGCGATCGTCCGCCTCGTTTCGGAAATTCTCGAATCCAACGGCTCTTCGTCGATGGCGACTGTCTGCGGCGGTTCTCTGGCGCTCAAGGCGGCGGACGTGCCGCTTCTAAAACTCGTTGCGGGTGTTGCGATGGGTCTTGTGATGGAAGGGGAGAAGTATGTCATTCTCACCGACATCATGGGACTCGAAGACCACGACGGCGACATGGATTTCAAAGTAGCAGGAACCGAAGAGGGAATCACCGCTCTGCAGATGGATATCAAACTCGGCGGCATCGGTCTCGATCTGCTCGAAAAAGCACTGACACAGGCGAAAGAGGCGCGGTTGCACATTCTTGGCATCATGCATGAAGCGGCCAACGCCATCGAAATTAATGAAGAGGTGCTTCCGAGTACCGAAATTTTCCATATCGAACCGCACAAGATTGCCGATATCATCGGTCAGGCCGGAAAAACGATTCGCGAAATCATCGAGAAGTTCGAAGTGAGTGTCGATCTGGACAAAAAACAGGGCGAAGTGAAAGTAACAGGCCCCAGCAAAGCGAAAGTCAAAGCGGCGTGTGATCATATCAGAAGCATTGCGGAGGGGGCACGCGCGAAAAAAGAGGTGCCGCAATTTGAAATGGACAAACCCATGAAGGGCAAAGTGAAAAAACTCGTGGATTTCGGAGCCTTTGTCGAGTTGCCCGGAGGTGTGGACGGCCTTTTGCATATCTCCAAAATCTCAAGAGGCCACATCGCCCACCCGAGCGATCTGCTCCATGAGGGGCAGGAGATCGATGTTCTCGTCAAATCTCAAAAAGGCCACAAAATCGAACTGGCATTGGCGAAACCCTTGGATTAA
- a CDS encoding J domain-containing protein, producing MSKAYDKIHEALDILGLPTRVSLKEITDRYRYLASGKHPDVGGETEEMARINEAYKILKTYIENYRFSFSEEEIARQFPEDSHAKRFRF from the coding sequence ATGAGCAAGGCTTACGACAAAATCCACGAAGCGCTTGACATTCTCGGGCTTCCTACACGTGTGAGCCTCAAAGAGATCACCGACCGGTACCGGTATCTCGCGTCGGGCAAGCATCCCGACGTCGGGGGCGAAACCGAAGAGATGGCACGGATCAACGAAGCCTATAAAATACTGAAAACCTATATAGAGAATTACCGTTTTTCCTTCAGTGAAGAGGAGATCGCGCGGCAGTTTCCCGAGGATAGCCATGCGAAGCGATTTCGGTTTTGA
- a CDS encoding MlaD family protein encodes MKTEAKVGLFVTIGLILLFLLSTQVNKFQGVGKKGYEVEAIINDASGLEKHAKVKMKGVEVGYVKDIALSGTKVVVTLFIYKNAKIPADSEVLLTQESMLGSKYINIIPGSSHAYLGENGVISRQKPMSSFEEMGTSVTSAAEELKHFIHELRETLDKESRSRLKKTFANLEVLTRDMKEIVVKNRENMDKLIANINNAAEKFAKMSEKFSTSADTINADLPGLMAKLQETIDAYRGAGQTLDEKLPSLAEKFESLEDQLNDVIKENKKPLNDALTSVNTFFTKGESTMVKLNNYLDAVTQTRLELGMDAFYLAQDDNFKGGLHVDYMPYYSRHYMIDVISSPDYEKCSMENGECVYDGDKKHEKGNWYVSAQIGKRYRDFMVRGGIIESTAGAGIDYYAYHDRLKLSLDAYDFNAVNDIRGDNVHLRATARYRFYKFINAYIGYDNFLNSDADNIFFGLGIRFEDDRMKYLLGAGAGAGVSAAK; translated from the coding sequence TCAGGGTGTCGGGAAAAAGGGATACGAAGTCGAAGCGATCATCAACGATGCCAGCGGCCTCGAAAAGCACGCCAAGGTCAAAATGAAAGGGGTCGAAGTCGGTTACGTCAAAGACATAGCGCTCTCGGGTACGAAAGTTGTCGTGACCCTTTTCATCTACAAAAACGCCAAAATCCCCGCCGACTCCGAAGTGCTGCTGACACAGGAGTCGATGCTCGGCAGCAAATACATCAACATCATTCCCGGAAGCTCGCACGCCTATCTTGGGGAAAACGGAGTCATCAGCCGCCAGAAGCCGATGTCGTCGTTCGAAGAGATGGGAACGAGCGTAACGTCGGCGGCCGAAGAGCTGAAACACTTCATTCACGAACTAAGAGAGACGCTTGACAAGGAGAGCCGGTCCCGACTCAAGAAGACATTCGCCAATCTCGAGGTTTTGACTCGGGACATGAAAGAGATTGTTGTAAAAAACAGGGAAAATATGGACAAACTAATTGCCAACATCAACAACGCGGCCGAAAAGTTCGCGAAGATGTCGGAAAAGTTTTCCACAAGCGCCGATACGATCAATGCCGATCTTCCCGGTCTCATGGCCAAACTGCAGGAGACCATCGACGCCTACAGAGGGGCGGGCCAGACACTGGACGAAAAGCTTCCCTCACTGGCGGAAAAATTCGAATCGCTCGAAGATCAGCTCAACGACGTGATCAAAGAGAACAAAAAACCGCTCAACGACGCCCTCACGTCCGTCAACACCTTTTTCACCAAGGGTGAAAGCACGATGGTGAAACTCAACAACTATCTTGATGCGGTGACGCAGACACGGCTGGAGCTGGGTATGGACGCCTTCTACCTGGCGCAAGACGACAATTTCAAAGGCGGCCTGCATGTCGACTACATGCCTTATTATTCGAGGCATTACATGATCGATGTCATCTCCTCCCCCGATTACGAAAAGTGTTCGATGGAAAACGGCGAATGCGTTTACGATGGCGACAAAAAGCATGAAAAAGGCAACTGGTATGTCTCCGCCCAGATTGGGAAACGGTACCGCGATTTCATGGTGCGCGGGGGTATCATCGAAAGCACCGCGGGTGCCGGAATCGACTACTATGCCTATCACGACAGGCTGAAACTCTCGCTCGATGCCTACGATTTCAATGCCGTCAACGATATACGGGGAGACAATGTCCACCTGCGCGCGACGGCGAGATACCGGTTCTACAAATTCATCAACGCCTACATCGGATACGACAATTTTCTCAACTCCGATGCCGACAACATCTTTTTCGGTCTTGGCATCCGCTTCGAAGACGATAGGATGAAATATCTGCTTGGGGCCGGGGCCGGGGCCGGTGTCAGTGCCGCAAAATGA